One genomic segment of Amycolatopsis sp. WQ 127309 includes these proteins:
- a CDS encoding SsgA family sporulation/cell division regulator, which translates to MSYDSRDPFAVKVRFIEQDGDATDWIFARDLLAHGLKRPAGYGDIRVRPWWTQEGPAVLLELSSPFGAVALTLLRETLVDFLRQMDDMVPFGTEEDWIDTDLALVRLLGDGR; encoded by the coding sequence ATGTCCTACGACAGCCGGGATCCGTTCGCGGTGAAAGTTCGGTTCATCGAGCAGGACGGTGATGCCACCGACTGGATCTTCGCACGCGATCTGCTGGCGCACGGCCTGAAGCGACCCGCGGGGTACGGTGACATCAGGGTGCGGCCCTGGTGGACCCAGGAGGGGCCGGCCGTTCTCCTCGAACTGAGCAGCCCGTTCGGCGCCGTCGCGCTCACCTTGCTCCGCGAGACGCTGGTCGACTTCCTCCGGCAAATGGACGACATGGTCCCGTTCGGCACGGAAGAGGACTGGATCGACACCGATCTCGCGCTGGTCCGGCTGCTCGGCGACGGGCGCTGA
- a CDS encoding IclR family transcriptional regulator gives MSASPAGRSGFHDEPGGVPSAVDKAMLVLNAVLTDEDEPTLAELTRRTGLAKATVHRVLNVLHAHGMVERTDSRYGPGERLTGFGRPVDTGVFTLLRRESTAYLVELHRATGETASVSVLAGDVVHHVNQVYGHRSCRLPEQTPVGAGSSLSAISRILLAHSPAARTPLVPATELAAVRQAGIACSQDRSGALSTLAVTVPGYLGVSRPVALAVTGRAGRFDHAAAAKMLRNSAFAIARAVRVATSSFPAEGNAVG, from the coding sequence ATGAGCGCATCTCCGGCCGGCCGATCAGGGTTCCACGACGAGCCCGGCGGCGTGCCCAGCGCGGTCGACAAAGCGATGCTCGTGCTCAACGCCGTGCTGACCGACGAAGACGAGCCCACTCTCGCCGAACTCACCCGCCGGACCGGTCTCGCGAAGGCGACGGTCCACCGGGTGCTGAATGTCCTGCACGCGCACGGCATGGTCGAGCGCACCGACAGCCGGTACGGACCGGGTGAACGGCTCACCGGGTTCGGCCGGCCGGTCGACACCGGGGTGTTCACGCTGCTGCGGCGGGAATCCACGGCCTACCTCGTCGAACTCCACCGCGCCACCGGCGAGACGGCGAGCGTCAGCGTGCTGGCCGGTGATGTCGTGCACCACGTGAACCAGGTGTACGGCCACCGCTCGTGCCGCCTCCCCGAGCAGACGCCGGTCGGGGCGGGCTCGAGCCTCTCGGCGATTTCCCGGATCCTACTGGCCCACAGTCCCGCGGCCCGAACGCCGCTCGTGCCGGCCACCGAGCTGGCCGCCGTGCGGCAGGCCGGGATCGCGTGCAGCCAGGACCGGTCCGGAGCGCTCAGCACGTTGGCTGTCACCGTGCCCGGATACCTCGGGGTGAGCCGGCCGGTCGCGCTCGCCGTCACCGGCCGGGCCGGCCGCTTCGACCACGCGGCGGCGGCGAAGATGTTGCGCAACAGCGCTTTTGCGATCGCGCGGGCGGTTCGCGTGGCGACTTCTTCTTTTCCGGCGGAAGGAAACGCGGTCGGCTGA
- a CDS encoding helix-turn-helix transcriptional regulator — MAQPFDRSGAPGQLDHERPQETTVGAFHPGCVATEALTVGLAGVDRTLATQLADKALREAPCKNDLRCVMRAMSVLLIARSLAAVDDHCTRLTGTLGPAADGIWPLIRAQIARLAGDLDGARRGLDELIAPGNPRNVRQIALAWQLETLIRAGELAQAQALAHAHDLDRLVTLPSAHRPLLLAARGTVRLAERRFAEALADFTGCGDAHAADHMPNQAVLHWRAMAAFAAQGAGRPDLARALAEGEHEAAMRCAAPAGVGYALYARGMVAGRPKDALLMLTDAVNLLEVAGARVELATVCLELGRRLVAAGDLELAEPQLERAAELARQIGNKSLVTEIEEELRNAGTAPSRASLTPQETRIAKLARASHSNKDIAAKLNLTVRTVEFHLSSVYRKLHVSGRRELISRPLNLG, encoded by the coding sequence ATGGCTCAGCCGTTCGATCGCAGCGGCGCACCGGGGCAGCTGGATCACGAGCGCCCCCAGGAGACCACGGTCGGCGCCTTCCACCCCGGTTGCGTCGCCACGGAGGCCCTGACGGTCGGCTTGGCGGGCGTGGACCGCACACTGGCGACCCAGCTGGCGGACAAGGCGCTCCGGGAGGCCCCTTGCAAGAACGACCTGCGGTGCGTGATGCGCGCGATGTCGGTGCTCCTGATCGCCCGTTCCCTGGCGGCGGTCGACGATCACTGCACCCGCTTGACCGGCACGCTTGGACCGGCGGCGGACGGGATCTGGCCGTTGATCCGCGCGCAGATCGCCCGGCTGGCCGGTGACCTCGACGGCGCACGGCGGGGCCTCGACGAGCTGATCGCGCCGGGCAACCCCCGGAACGTCCGGCAGATCGCCCTCGCCTGGCAGCTCGAGACCCTGATCCGGGCCGGCGAGCTGGCACAGGCACAGGCACTGGCGCACGCGCACGATCTGGATCGCCTGGTCACGCTGCCATCGGCCCACCGCCCGCTGCTGCTCGCCGCGCGCGGCACCGTCCGGCTGGCCGAACGCCGGTTCGCCGAGGCACTGGCCGACTTCACCGGATGCGGTGACGCGCACGCTGCCGATCACATGCCCAACCAGGCCGTGTTGCACTGGCGGGCGATGGCCGCGTTCGCGGCCCAAGGAGCCGGCCGTCCTGATCTCGCGCGAGCCCTGGCCGAGGGGGAACACGAAGCGGCGATGCGCTGCGCGGCGCCGGCGGGCGTCGGCTACGCGCTGTACGCCAGGGGCATGGTGGCCGGCCGGCCCAAGGACGCGCTGCTGATGCTCACCGACGCGGTCAACCTGCTGGAGGTCGCCGGGGCCCGTGTCGAGCTCGCGACCGTCTGCCTGGAACTTGGCCGTCGGCTCGTAGCCGCGGGCGATCTCGAGCTCGCCGAGCCTCAGCTGGAGCGCGCGGCGGAACTCGCCCGTCAGATCGGCAACAAAAGCCTGGTCACCGAAATCGAGGAAGAACTGCGCAACGCCGGTACGGCACCATCCCGCGCCTCGCTGACCCCGCAGGAGACGCGCATCGCCAAGCTCGCGCGCGCGAGCCACAGCAACAAGGACATCGCGGCGAAGCTGAACCTGACGGTGCGTACGGTGGAATTCCACCTGTCGAGCGTCTACCGCAAGCTGCACGTGTCGGGACGCCGGGAGCTGATCTCGCGCCCCCTGAACCTCGGCTGA